From Deltaproteobacteria bacterium, one genomic window encodes:
- a CDS encoding AsmA family protein translates to MARALKYIGIGVAVLAGIVLLAVVAVNLIPGDTYKSLIASGVQSATGREMVIEGDLDIDLFTTFSFRASGVKLANPAWASRPHMATVDHIEAELALFPLLAGVLDFSLIVKKPDLLLEQNSSGQGNWQFAEPAEAPAEKETTAEAEAPQKAPGLPLRPVVRNLLVSEARIVFQDAQRKEQFRIHGESIRFDPAEGELTVRVDGHAKKIPIALTGGFEDVKTVGDKVTAKVRFDGHFGDAKLALTGSVGPFFPAAEMDVTVDVGVDSAADFSALAGRDLPDLGPLSVSVQLTGEKGTYRIEKMV, encoded by the coding sequence ATGGCTCGAGCACTCAAATATATCGGTATCGGCGTGGCGGTTTTGGCAGGAATTGTTCTTCTCGCCGTTGTCGCGGTCAACTTGATCCCAGGCGACACCTACAAGTCCCTGATCGCCTCCGGCGTCCAGTCGGCCACCGGACGCGAGATGGTCATAGAGGGCGATCTGGACATCGATCTTTTCACCACCTTCTCCTTTCGGGCGTCGGGCGTAAAGCTGGCCAACCCGGCCTGGGCCTCCCGGCCGCACATGGCGACCGTCGATCATATCGAAGCCGAGCTTGCCCTTTTTCCCTTGCTCGCCGGCGTGCTCGATTTTTCTCTGATCGTCAAGAAGCCCGATCTGCTGCTAGAGCAAAACAGCTCCGGCCAGGGCAACTGGCAGTTTGCCGAGCCTGCCGAGGCGCCTGCAGAAAAGGAGACAACAGCCGAGGCGGAAGCACCCCAAAAAGCCCCCGGATTGCCCCTTCGCCCGGTGGTGCGAAACCTGCTCGTCAGCGAAGCCCGGATTGTCTTCCAAGACGCGCAAAGGAAGGAGCAGTTCCGCATCCACGGCGAGAGCATCCGGTTCGATCCTGCAGAGGGCGAACTCACGGTCCGGGTCGACGGCCATGCGAAAAAGATACCCATTGCACTGACCGGGGGATTCGAGGATGTCAAAACCGTCGGCGACAAGGTCACCGCCAAGGTCCGGTTCGACGGACATTTCGGAGACGCGAAACTGGCGCTGACCGGATCGGTGGGACCGTTTTTCCCAGCAGCGGAAATGGACGTGACCGTGGATGTCGGCGTCGATTCCGCGGCGGACTTTTCGGCCCTTGCCGGAAGGGATTTGCCGGATCTGGGGCCGCTGTCCGTGTCGGTCCAGCTGACAGGGGAAAAAGGAACCTACCGTATCGAAAAGATGGT